DNA from Verrucomicrobiota bacterium:
CGCCGAACTCAGCGCGGTTGAGAGCAACGTGGCGAGCACGGCGATGATCGCGATCACCGTCAGCAATTCGACCAGCGTGAAGGCCTGAATCTTCCGGCCGCGCCCGGAGCCGACTCGAGGTCGAGTTTGCCTGGAAGGTTCCAACGGGACATTCGCCGAAGGCCGGCCTTGGGCGGCGCTGAGGATTTCCTTTTCTGCGCACCTCAAGTCGGGCGTCCAACCGCTCGCCTCGAACCGACCCAGCGGGATGGTCAGGCGCGGAGCTCTTTCCTGAACGTCCCGCTCATCCGTCCTACGGACACCCTCTCCCCCTCCGATGGGGAGAGGGACAGGGTACAATGCCATTGAATTAACTCTGTGGAGTTCTCCTGCTCCTAATCCTAATCCTAATCCTAATCGTTCAGAGACAAGCGCTCTTCGAGTAAGAGTAAGAGTAGGATTACGATGAAGAATCACGCTCAAAGTCCAATGCGCGAAGCCCTTCGCGGGATTCTCTCCTCGTTCTGGATGGGAATCAAACATGGATCAGGTCCAGCCTGGGGTAAGGCAGACCCGAAGGTCTGCCCTACCGGACCGTCGTCATTGATTGATCGCAATGCGCGTGACGCCGTATGGGCCCAGCGGAATCCACAGCCCGCGATCCCGCGTGCCGGTCGCGAACTCCAAATTGTAGCCGATGCATCCGAGCGGCGCGCCGGTTGCGCGCAGCTTCAACTCCGACGGATTGGAGGCGTCGTACAACTGGATCTTGTTGTTCACTTGCGCGGCCAGCAGATCTCCGAACTTCCGCAAATCGTTCGCCGGCGAGGTCAAGGCCGTGGAACTCAGCCGGGTGAATTTGCCCGTGTCGGCCAGGGTCCAGACTTCCAATGAGCCGGCAGTGCTTCCGGTGCTTCCCGGAGCGGGCGCCGGCTTCGTCGCGTCCACGACTTTCGGTTCCGTTGTCGGAGCGCTGGCGGCCCGGACATCGAGCACTTGCCCGATGAACAGATTCGCATCGTTTGCGAGCACGGGGTGCGGCCAGGTCTGAGGCAACTGAATCGAATCGACGCCGTGCGTCGCGACGCCGTCGTAAGCCACCGCATCGAGGTACTCCCTCATGTCCGTCCATTTCTCAACGTCCGTGTAACGATAGCCCTGCGTGTAGAGCAACTGGCCTTTGTGCGCGACGCCGATGAGCGCGCCCGGAAGGGCGACAGGTTTCCGCACGCTCGGCTCTTTCGGATCGGCGTAGTTGATCACGTCGAGGAAATAGCGCTGCGCCCAGACCCCGGGGGCCGGTTCGATCGTTGGTTTTGTGCTATCAATCCAATGCGGCGGCTTGAGGTAAGGCAAGTACTCCGAGGCCTGGTGACTGAGGTAAACCAGGCCATCGACCGCGAACGCTTTGCTGAAGCTCCACCAATAGTTGGTTCCGTTGACTTTGACTTCCGAGAGGAAGGCCGGCTGACCGGCGTTCGCCACGTCGTAAGCCACGAAGATCGCTTCGGAACTGCCCCGCCACGGCGCAAAGCCAATGCGTGAATCGATCGGGGCGGCGATCCTGGGCGAGCCGACCGCGGAGTCCTCAGCCAGAATCCGCCACGGTCCGCCGTAGCTGCTCGTATTCCAAACGAGCACGCCCGGTTTCGGCCAGAGCGCGGTGAGCGAAGACCAATAGCGGTTTTCGAATTGGGTTTTGGTTTGGCTCAGCAGCGTTACCTCCGGCAGTTTCGAGAGATCGTAAATCGAGAGGGTCAGAGCGGCTTCATTCGTCCTCACGAGACGCCAGGAGCTGGCCGCCGGATCTTTTTCCCACACGTATTCCGTGGACTTGCCTTGCGCGACGTAGAGGCGCTGGTGGCGGGCTGCTGCTCCCAAGAACGGCACGTCCGACAGGCTCACATGTTTCAGGACCTTGGATGGATCATCGGCCTGAACCACGCGCAGCGACACTGGGGTATTCCATTGCGAACTGATTTCGATCAGGTGTTGCCCTTCGAGATAAACTCGGTCCGCGGCCCAGGAGAGTTCCGTCGAGGAAACCACGCGCGGACGATCGCGATCCGTGGCATCAACGCTCAACAGCTCTTGCCCGGAGACGGAGAGGATGCGGTCCCGGTGAATGGTCGCGCGGCGGGGTTGAAGTTCGTGCTCGATCGCGCCGCGCTTGCGAAGCGTGTCGCGTTCCAGGTCGATCAGGTGAACGCCTTGGAAATAGCCGTCCGCTCCGTAAGTGGAGTAGGGCACCAGCAGCAGCTTCTCCTCCGGCAGGACGCCGAAAGCTTTCTCATCGTAGTTCGCCTCGCTGGATGAATATTGCTCGCCGAGGATGACTTTGCTCAGAAGCGAAGGTTTGGCGGGATTTTCAACGTCGAAAAGCTGGACGGCCGTCCGCCAGCCCGCCGTATTGTCCAGCCCGATGGTCACGAGCCGGCCATTCAGCGGCTGGATGTAGGTCGAGTAGCCCGGAATCTCCAGCTCGGAAACCTTCTTGGGATTGGCCGGATCGGAAAGATCGATGATCCAGAGCGGGTCGATCCGGAAAAACGTGACCGCGTAGAGCAAATCGCCGTCGAAGCGCGTGGCGTGCAGTTGCTCGCGCTCGATGATCTTGAGGACGGCCAGGTGCTTGGGGGATTTGGGATCGGCCAGCGAATACGTTTCGACCTGGGTGGAGGGATTGTTCCGCGTTAAATTCCAGGTCTCCGTGACCGCCGAGAACGTGGTGCCGTCGAGGTTCATCTTGAACTTGTCCTTGACCTTGCCCGTGGCCGGAATGCTCGAAAGCTTCCGCATCGTGCCGTCCGGCGCGGAGATGTCGAAGACGTGGATGAGAGAGTTTCCGTTCCAGGAATTCTGATTGGGCGCCGGGGCGGCCACAAAAAGGTATTGGTCGGTGGCCATGATGGCATTGATGTTTTGATACATCCCGCTTGAAACCCATTCCTTGGATTTGACGGCCGGTTTGGCGAAGTCGCTGAGATCGAAGGAAGTCACCTGGCTGCCCCATTCCCACGCTTCTTGAGGTCGGCCGCCAGGTTTAGCGGGCAGCAGCATGGGCTGGTAGCGTTCGGACACGACGTAGAGCGCGGTGCCGACGAGGCGGCTTTCGCGGATTTGTCCGGAAATGGCGAGTTCGGCGACGGGCGCGGGCTGTCCATCCTTCACTTCCAGGAGCATGAGTTCGCTCTCGGCGGTTGGGCCCCAATTGCAATTGTCTCGCGCGAGCAAAACCACCTGGCTCGATCCCAGCAGGTACATCTGCTCGCCGGCCGCCGGGAGGTTGAACGTCCCGCGAACCACCGGCTTGTCCGGCTGCGCAATGTCGATGACCTGAAGCCCGCGGTACTGATTGAAAAAGTAAAGCGTGTCACCGTTGAGCTTCCAGATGTCCGATTCGACGACGCTGCGCGCGGCCGACCCTGACGCGTTCTCAGCGGGGGCAGCCACTTTGGCGCGATCATCGAAAGCCGTCGCCATCGGCGGCGCGGCGGCGAGATTGTTGTTCCCGACGCCGCTAACCGCGAACTGGATGGAATTCGTGCCCTTGAAAAATGTGGCTGGGATGGTCTCGGTAGTGTCGCCGCGGGCGCGAATCAACTCCATCGTCTCGGTGCGCGGGATGCGGAAGGTGACCGCCTTCACGGGCGTTGTGAACTCGGACATGCGCTGGATCGCGCGTGGATCCCACGCGCCGCTGCCGACGCGAAGCCGGGATTCCAACACGACGGTTTTGACGTCAGCCGACACATCGACCGTCACCACGATATTCGTGCCGTCGAGCCGGATGGATTGGATGGCCACCAGACTGCCCGGGAGAATTCCTCCGGGGTTGCTGCCAGGCGTTTGGCCCTGGACGTGCTGAGCGGACTGAAGTGCCAGTCCGAGGAGCAATGCCAGGATTGAGTTTTGGAATTTGGTACGTCTCATATGCGATTCGGTTTGAATTAAGACTTCATCAACTACTCACAGTGGGATACCGCCAAAGGAATGGACGCGAAACCGAAGCGGCAGTCCCTGCGTTTGATTCGCGTGCATTGGCGTCCATTCACGGTTGAACCGAAAGATCTCTGCTGGCGTTTTCATCAGGAATCCGGTCGCTTCATCTTCGGTGTCACCTTCACTCGACTCGGGCCGCTTCAAAGTCCTCCCGCGTGTTTTGCCCGACGACCTCGATGAAGATTTCTTCGAGGCTCATGGGAAAAATCTGCACCCGCACACCGGGCCTGGTTTTCAGAGATTCAAAGTATTGATGGTCCGCATGCCGAGTAATCGCGGTCACGACTGGTCCTGCCGTTTCGGTTCTTGTCGCGCCGGGGATGGACAAATTCTGCGGTGGAGAATCACCCGGGAAAATGATTTGAACGCGCCGGGTGCTGGCCTGCAGTTCATCCAGCCGGGCGCTCAGCAACAGTCGCCCTCGATCCATAAACCCGATGCACTCCGCGATCCGTTCCACATCCGCCGTGACGTGCGTGCTGAAAAGCACGGTGCAACCTTCGCCCCGGCTGATCACGCTCACCAACTCTTCGACCAATTCCCGCCGCGCGATCGGATCGAGTCCGGCCGCCGGCTCATCCAGGAGCAACACTTCCGGTTGCGGGGCCAAAGCCAGAGCAATGGCGGCTTTTCTTTGTTCGCCGTTCGAAAGCCGGCCGACCGCGCGATTCCAGGGCAATAACCAGCGGCGCGCCAGGTCGGTGATCACGTCCTGATTCCAGCGCTCGTAGAAATGCGACACGTACCGGCAAAGTTCACCAAGGGTCATCCAACTGGGAAGCTGTTCGGTTTGGGAGACGTAAGCGATCCGTGATCTCGACCCGCGAGGCGCGTTCCAGAGATTCGATCCAAGAAGCAGAGCCGTCCCGTGGTCCGGCCTCAAGAGACCCATCAAGAGGCGCAAGGCGGTCGTCTTTCCGGCCCCATTCCGCCCCATGAGTCCGAACACAGCGCCGCGCTCGACCTGGAGATCCAGACCGCTGACCGCAACCGCACCGCCAGGGAATGCCTTGGTCAAATCGATCGCTTGAATGGCGTAGTCCTTCATCGCGTTTCAGCTTCTGTTATCGCCGCGTTTTTGGGCGAAGGTTCCCAGGTCCCGGCCTGCGATGTCGTTAAACTCTTCATTGAGCACGCGCAATACCACTTCCGGTGTAGCGCCCATCTGGGCGGCCTCGACGGCAAGCTGCCGGGCCAGGCGGCGCAACGCTTTTTCGCGTTCGCGGTCGGAAAGGCGGGTCGAGCCTTCGGCCACGAAGGCTCCTTTGCCGTGACGCATTTCGATGACTTGCTCATGTTCGAGTTCCGAGTAAGCCTTGACCACCGTCGTTGGATTCACCGCCAGCTTCTGCGCAAGTTCCCGGATCGAAGGCAACTGATCGCCCGGGCGCAACGTGCCAGACGCCACGTAATATTTGATCTGATCCATCACCTGCCGGTAAACCGGCAAACCGGAGTGCGGATCGATCTGGAAATGGAGCATGGTTGCCTTTTCTCAGTCCGTTGAGTGTATGATAACACCCATACAGTAAGTGTCAACTGGAACTTTTTTTGCCCCCCTGATCCTTGTTGTCTTGTCGGCAGCGTGAGCTTGAAACTGACAAACGACGGAGTTCTGCCTGGTGGCAGCGTGACGCCGAATCTGAATTTCGGAGGGCTGCAAGTGCCGATCTCATTCCGGGTGAGCTCAAGCGGCGTCGCTTCGTTCTCCGGCAACAAATCGGTCGATTCCGGCTGGGTGAGGTTCTGCGACTCGCCCGCGCCCTCGGCATCGTTCTTCAATCAGAACCCGCCGAATCCGCCGGAAGGCGACCTGGTGAATGCGTTCCTATCTGTGTGAATCCGTGTGATCCGTGGTCAAATTTCAAATCTCTTTCGCTAGGTTTCAGCCCTGACAGAGCGCTCAATCGCCATGCCAGAATGTCATCTGCATGGCCCGTGAACAGTGTGAGCCTCGAAAGTCGGTGAAGTTGAGGGAGCAGATTGTCGTCTTTGATCCCCAACTCGGCGAGCTCCACTCCGATTACGCGGACGTCCTGGAATGCCGGCCTGCTAATCGGACGGCCTCTGCGACGGCCGCGCGCGGCACTCGGCCACGCCATTCCTTCACGATCTTATCGTTTCATAGGACGACGCAAAGGATGCGCGCGACAAGCGGCGAAGGCAAATCGCCTTCGCGGCTGCCAGCAATTCTGCCCTTGAACCGGAGTGCCGGTCTCCGATCCGGCAAGGTTCCGCTTCGAGTCGTGCCGGGCCGGAGGCCGGCACTCCAATCCCGGTTCTGGAGTACCCTCCTAAAGTCCGTTTCGTTGCCGTAAGTCGTTGCTCACTTCGGAACGTTGTCCTAAGTTCGCGTCCCGATGCGCCGATCCGTCCTCAACGTAGGACAGGCTTGCAGCCTGTCTCACCGAGTTTCGCTCTTGGGACGCGTTTGGCTGAGCTTGTTGACGGTCCTGCCTTCGACTTGGGGTCAAACAGAGCCGGCCACCACGCGTGAATTTCAGCGAGGCAAGGAACTGGCGCAACGGTACTGCGCTACCTGCCACCTTTTTCCCGACCCAAATCTCCTGGATCGATCCACCTGGCAGAAAGGCACCATGCCGTTCCTGCGAGGCCGGCTGGGCATTGACCGCCTCGACCCAACCGATCCGGATCACCGCGTCGTCTTGGACGAATGGCAACTCGTCTGGAAGTACTACTTCGCCGCCGCGCCGGAGAAAGCCTTGCCGCTAGGACCGCGCGCGCCCATTCAAATGGACCTGAAGAGATTCTCCGTCGTGAATCCCGGATACCGGCCCGGCCAACGTTTCGTCACGCTCACGCAAATCGATCCGGCAACCTGCCGGATTTACGTCGGCAACGCCCAGACCAAAACGCTCGATGTGCTCGACGCCAGTGGGAAACTGCTTTCGTCGCTCGCGGTGGAAAGCCCTCCAGTTGGACTGGCGCGGCGTTCCAGCGGCTGGTTTTGCACGTTGATTGGGCGTGTGCCGCCGCACGATCAGCGATTGGGCAAAGTGATTCAGCTCGACAACAAAGGCGACACATTTGCCTGGCGCGCCGACGCGCTGGCCAACCTCGGGCGGCCCACTCACTCCGCATTTGGTGATCTGAACGGCGATGGCCGCGAAGACCTCGTGGTTTCTGGTTTTGGAAACATCATGGGCGAGTTGGCGTGGTACGAGCAGCGAAGCGACGGCGGGTACATTCCTCACGTGATCTATGATCGCCCGGGCGCCGTGCGCACTGAGCTGTTCGATTTCAACAAGGATGGCCACCTGGACATCCTCGTCCTGATGGCTCAGGCGAAGGAAGGCATTTACCTGTTGCTGAACAACGGCCACGGCCAATTCACCGAGAAACCCGTCGTGGAGCAGCACCCGGTTTGGGGCTACGCGGGATTCCAACTGGTTGATTTCAACAAGGACGGTTTCATGGATGTGCTGACAGCCAACGGCGACAATGGCGAATATCCGTCGTGCCTGAAAAATTACCATGGCATCCGGCTTTATTTGAACGACGGGCAAACTCGTTTTCGGGAAGCTTTCTTCTACCCGCTCAATGGCGCGTTCAAAGCCGTGGCGGCGGATTTCGACCTGGACGGCGACTCCGACATCGCGGCGATCTCGTATTTTCCGGACTACGAATCGTCGCCGGAAGAAAGCTTCGTCTATCTCGAAAACAAAGGCGGCCTGAAGTTTGACGCGTTCTCATTTCCGGAAAGCGTTTCGGGCCGCTGGCTCGTGATGGACGCCGGGGATGTCGATGGCGACGGCGATCCGGACATCGTGCTCGGCGCGGCCAACCGCACGCCGTATAAAGTGAACCCCGCGCTTTACGAGAAATGGCAGAACGACGGCCCTTCCATTTTGATACTGAAGAATGAAGTCATTTCAGGACGGCGTTCACCAGCCCGGCGGATCGATTGCGGTCTCTGATCGAGCCGGGCCGGAGGCCGGCGCTCCAGTGCCATGAAACGTCCACAACGGGAGCGATTCAGCTTTCGGTTCCCGTTCCGCCAAGTCGAGCCGGCAAAGGTTGTCGGAAAAATAGTTCGCGACATAGAGCCGCGAACCAGCCACAGCAACGGCGCGGGGACCTTGGCCGGAAAGCGGCACTCGTTTGCGGACGCGAACCGGGTGCTGGGGCGGCCGGGAGATGTTGCGTCCGTCATTGGCGTAGGCGCCGATTCTGAGATTGAAGAAGCTCGCCATCAATCACACACGGTTCCACGCCCCGCCGCCCCGCCGCCGTTTGGGCTCCTGGAGGACAAACTGGAGCCTTCTGTGCGTCCGAGCGGCCTTCAGGCATCGTTCAGGAATTGCGCAATGCGAAATCCGGGCCGTTACTTCACCTTATTGACGGGCTGATCCGGATGCGCGGGGTTGGGGATGACTCGGTTTCGCGCGCAGTCCATCCTTCTGTTCAGCGGTTTTCATGACGCCGGTATTCTCGCTCGCCTGAATCAAAACGCCAACCGTCAAGTGATTTGTTCAAAATCCAAGTCCACCGTGGTCTGCATTCGCAATGCGGTCGGGAGTTTCTCGCCCCTCGCACAACTTCAAGAACTCCTGTTCGTCCAAGATTTTCACGCCGAGCTTCTGCGCTTTCTCCAACTTGGAACCCGCTTCCTCGCCCGCAACAACGTAATCGGTTTTCTGGCTCACGCTGCTGCTGACCTTGCCGCCGAGGGCTTCGATCTTCGCCGCGGCTTGCTCGCGCGTCAGCGATGGCAGCGTGCCCGTCAGGACAAATGTCTTCCCCGCGAACCGGCCGCAAGCCGCTTGCGGTCGGTAAAGCGACGATTGGAAATTCAATCCCGCCGCCCGCAGCCGCTCGATCAAGTCCTGATTCCGCTTTTCGTCGAACCATTGCCGCAGGCTTCGCGCGATGACGCTGCCGACATCCTGGATCTCATTCAACTGTTCCAGACTGGCCCGGCGCAAATCGTCGAGCGTCGCAAAGCCGCGGCCCAGCGCTTTGGCCACTCCGGCGCCAACGTGCAAGATGCCCAGGCCGAAGATCAGCCGCCAGACATCGCGGCTCTTGCTCGCTTGAATGCCGTCGAGAAGGTTTTGCGCGGATTTTTCTCCCATGCGCTCCAGCGCCACGATTTGGCCGAGCTTGAGCGAGTAGAGGTCCGCCACATCGCGAACGAGGCCGCTTTTCACCAATTGTTCCACGAGCACCTCGCCCGCGCCTTCGATGTCCATAGCCCCCCTTGCACACCAGTGCCCGATGCGGCCGCGAACCTGCGCCGGGCAATCCGGATTCGCGCAGCGCAAGACCACGCCCGGATCGCCCACAGCCAGGCCGGTCGAACGCGAGACGGGCGCGCCGCATTCAGGGCACGTCCTGGGAAACTCGAAAACCTTCTCTCGCCCCGTCCGCTTATCCAACACCACGCCCACGACGGCGGGAATGACCTCGCCGGCTTTCTCGATGATCACGGTGTCGCCGGCTCGAATATCTTTTCGGCGCAGTTCTTCCTCGTTGTGCAGCGTCGCGCGGCTGATGGTGCTGCCCGCCAGGAAGACCGGCTCCAGCTCCGCCACCGGCGTCAGAGCGCCCGTGCGTCCGACCTGGATCGTAATCGCTTTGAGTTTCGTCTCGGCGCGTTCGGCGGCGTATTTGTAAGCGATGGCCCAGCGCGGCGCTTTGGAGGTGTAGCCAACCCGCTCGCGGAGCGTGAAGGAATTGAGTTTGACTACGGCGCCATCCGTTTCGTAAGCGAACTTCTCTCGTGCGCGATCCAGTTCTTCGATGGCGTGGAGCAATTCTTTCGCAGAACGGCAATGCCAGACTCTCTCCGGCGTTTTGAATCCAAGGGATCTCAACCCGGCCAGCAGTTCGACTTGAGAAGCGGGCTTCCAGGCCCCATCGATTTGGCCCGTGCCGTAAAGCACCACGTCGAGCGGCCGTTTGGCGACAAGTTTGGGATCGAGTTGCTTCAAAGATCCGGCCGTGGAGTTGCGCGGATTGGCGAACGGTTCCTCTCCCGCGGCTTCGCGCTCGGCGTTCAGCTTTTTGAAACCGGCGAGGGTCATATAAACTTCGCCGCGCACTTCAAGAAATTCCGGCAGCCGATGCGCGCCCGTCTTCAGCTTCAGAGGAATGCTGCGGATGGTTTTCAGATTGGCCGTGATGTCATCGCCGCTCACGCCGTCCCCGCGCGTGGCGCCCACCGTCAACACGCCGTTCTCGTATCGCAGACTGATGGCGACGCCGTCCACCTTGGGTTCAACCGTCCAGTCCAACGATTCCTTCGGCACGAGCTTCTGCACGCGATTCATGAATTCCTGGACATCCTCCTGCGAATACGTGTTGTCCAGGCTCAGCATCGGCGTGAGGTGATGAACCGACTTGAATTCGTTCAAGGGCTGTCCGCCGACGCGCCGGCTCGGAGAATCGGGCGTGATGAGTTCCGGAAACGTTTTCTCCAGCTCTAGCAACTCGCGATAAAGCTGGTCATATTCCCGATCCGTAACGACCGGCTTGGCCAGGACATAGTACGCGTAATCGTGGGCGCAGATTTGTTCTGACAATTCCGCGTGGCGAGTTTGCGCTTGGTCGAAAGTCATCGAAGAGATTCTCTACCACGCGCCGCAGATCGTTTGGAGCGGATTCTTCCGGCTATTGC
Protein-coding regions in this window:
- a CDS encoding GntR family transcriptional regulator, which translates into the protein MLHFQIDPHSGLPVYRQVMDQIKYYVASGTLRPGDQLPSIRELAQKLAVNPTTVVKAYSELEHEQVIEMRHGKGAFVAEGSTRLSDREREKALRRLARQLAVEAAQMGATPEVVLRVLNEEFNDIAGRDLGTFAQKRGDNRS
- the ligA gene encoding NAD-dependent DNA ligase LigA, producing the protein MTFDQAQTRHAELSEQICAHDYAYYVLAKPVVTDREYDQLYRELLELEKTFPELITPDSPSRRVGGQPLNEFKSVHHLTPMLSLDNTYSQEDVQEFMNRVQKLVPKESLDWTVEPKVDGVAISLRYENGVLTVGATRGDGVSGDDITANLKTIRSIPLKLKTGAHRLPEFLEVRGEVYMTLAGFKKLNAEREAAGEEPFANPRNSTAGSLKQLDPKLVAKRPLDVVLYGTGQIDGAWKPASQVELLAGLRSLGFKTPERVWHCRSAKELLHAIEELDRAREKFAYETDGAVVKLNSFTLRERVGYTSKAPRWAIAYKYAAERAETKLKAITIQVGRTGALTPVAELEPVFLAGSTISRATLHNEEELRRKDIRAGDTVIIEKAGEVIPAVVGVVLDKRTGREKVFEFPRTCPECGAPVSRSTGLAVGDPGVVLRCANPDCPAQVRGRIGHWCARGAMDIEGAGEVLVEQLVKSGLVRDVADLYSLKLGQIVALERMGEKSAQNLLDGIQASKSRDVWRLIFGLGILHVGAGVAKALGRGFATLDDLRRASLEQLNEIQDVGSVIARSLRQWFDEKRNQDLIERLRAAGLNFQSSLYRPQAACGRFAGKTFVLTGTLPSLTREQAAAKIEALGGKVSSSVSQKTDYVVAGEEAGSKLEKAQKLGVKILDEQEFLKLCEGRETPDRIANADHGGLGF
- a CDS encoding VCBS repeat-containing protein, with product MRRSVLNVGQACSLSHRVSLLGRVWLSLLTVLPSTWGQTEPATTREFQRGKELAQRYCATCHLFPDPNLLDRSTWQKGTMPFLRGRLGIDRLDPTDPDHRVVLDEWQLVWKYYFAAAPEKALPLGPRAPIQMDLKRFSVVNPGYRPGQRFVTLTQIDPATCRIYVGNAQTKTLDVLDASGKLLSSLAVESPPVGLARRSSGWFCTLIGRVPPHDQRLGKVIQLDNKGDTFAWRADALANLGRPTHSAFGDLNGDGREDLVVSGFGNIMGELAWYEQRSDGGYIPHVIYDRPGAVRTELFDFNKDGHLDILVLMAQAKEGIYLLLNNGHGQFTEKPVVEQHPVWGYAGFQLVDFNKDGFMDVLTANGDNGEYPSCLKNYHGIRLYLNDGQTRFREAFFYPLNGAFKAVAADFDLDGDSDIAAISYFPDYESSPEESFVYLENKGGLKFDAFSFPESVSGRWLVMDAGDVDGDGDPDIVLGAANRTPYKVNPALYEKWQNDGPSILILKNEVISGRRSPARRIDCGL
- a CDS encoding ABC transporter ATP-binding protein, with product MKDYAIQAIDLTKAFPGGAVAVSGLDLQVERGAVFGLMGRNGAGKTTALRLLMGLLRPDHGTALLLGSNLWNAPRGSRSRIAYVSQTEQLPSWMTLGELCRYVSHFYERWNQDVITDLARRWLLPWNRAVGRLSNGEQRKAAIALALAPQPEVLLLDEPAAGLDPIARRELVEELVSVISRGEGCTVLFSTHVTADVERIAECIGFMDRGRLLLSARLDELQASTRRVQIIFPGDSPPQNLSIPGATRTETAGPVVTAITRHADHQYFESLKTRPGVRVQIFPMSLEEIFIEVVGQNTREDFEAARVE